The Calditrichota bacterium genome contains the following window.
CCAACTTTTCCCATTGTCATCAGAGAGCAATCCCGACTGTCCTTCCAAATCTTTGGCAGCTAAATACTCGGGACGATTGACAAACTGGCACCATTTTTCTATCATTTCATCGGGATAAGAATTGGGCGGCAGATTACGATATTTGTCGCAGCTCCAGAAAGTTGACCAGAAAGTAGCCAGAACCACGCCATTTTTTCCCACTGTTAATCCCACATCCCGATCGTCAATAGGTGTGTCAAATAAAACTTCCGGTTTTAACCACGTTTTGCCGTTGTCGGTCGAGCGCACCAGCATGATTTTCCCGTCAGGCCCCAGATGTTCTTCGTTCAAACTAAATGCAACGAGGATATCGCCATTGCCCGCACGAACAACTGTGGGCCAGGCGCAATATTCATCATGGGAAGCGTAAATTTGAATGTGTCGAATGATCGGTGATTGTTTTTTCTGACAGGAAAATAAAAATAAGACAATTGATAGAATCAAAGCATAACGATATTTCATAAT
Protein-coding sequences here:
- a CDS encoding exo-alpha-sialidase; translation: MKYRYALILSIVLFLFSCQKKQSPIIRHIQIYASHDEYCAWPTVVRAGNGDILVAFSLNEEHLGPDGKIMLVRSTDNGKTWLKPEVLFDTPIDDRDVGLTVGKNGVVLATFWSTFWSCDKYRNLPPNSYPDEMIEKWCQFVNRPEYLAAKDLEGQSGLLSDDNGKSW